tcttcattattttgatttacaATATGATCACTGCTTTCTTTTCCAATCTCCTTTTTGCAactattatcatttataatattatcatttataatattttcatttataatactttcatttataatattttcattgttATTGAGGCATGTCGTATTTGCTTGCGTCTTTATTGGATCTTCTTTCACAGCACTGTCGATTAAAATAGGATCCTCTACAACATCTTTTTTTAGCTCATCCTGCGCACTGCCCTCTTTTTTGAGCTCATCCTGTGCACTGCCCTCTTTTTTCAGCTCATCCTGCGCACTGTCCTCTTTTATCACTTGATCTCctaattcattttctttttctacgTTATGGTTCTCATTTATTACGACATGTTCATTATCAATTTGCTCTTTTAGTTGGTTTTCGTCTAATTGATCATTAAATTGAGTTACATGATTTGGAAAAGAAATGTCCatgttttctttttcatttaaaataatttcgGAATCATTTAAATCGGTATTAACAGGATCATCAAGCtgtttttgtaatttttgtgtatcttcatttttattatttttttgattttcatCTACACAAGTATCTAATTTATCTTGACCATTTTCATAGGATATATTatccatatttatattacatataaaatattcattttgcTTAAAAATGTTTCCAAAAATCGATTTAAAAACAGTATTTGCTACTTTGGGGTTacgaatatttttatttttagaagatatattacatttatttttgtatacaACACCTTTATTATTTGCTGAATCATTTGTGTCTTTGTTCttattctcattttttttttcctcatCTCCCTTATGATTTACAtttaaagaaatattttttagcgAATTATTAATTGTGCCATAATTTTTGTTGTAAtagatattatataataatgaatatctttttataatttcaaaCTTATTTGGATATATCAATccatttatttgattttttgtttttatatctaATTTGTCAATTTCTGTGATAATTCTATTTTCTTCTTGTTCATTTTTTGgggaaatattttttttcttttctttctCCTTTTTTCGAAGTTGTTCTTCATTGTTATATTTCAGTTGTATAATAGATCCATGTGAATGGAATTTTAagaatttatttaattgatATCCCTCTATTTTGTCTTTtcttttatcataattatttatatcaaaatatgTAAGACTTAAtgctttttttattcttttattttcagAACTTTGGAGTTTACTCCTGATAACTTCCAAtcttttgttatttttatttttattttcattttcattttcattttcgtTTGTGTCCTTTTGTCCAATCtcttcatcatcattatttttatcattgcTAAAGTTGGTGACAATATTACCATTGATAGTTCGATTTTTTAGGAATGAATTACACAGTTTTGCTCTGATATATGACTTATTTTGCTTATTAACATGGATCATAATGTTtctgtaattttttttcatttttttcattatatatgacatatttccctttttttttttaaaaaacattACATagatattcaaaaaataatgacaCATATATTCTGgcaaattaaaatataaatacgtaataatcatttttatggatttatataaaacataaagaGATAGTTGATagacaaaattaatattatcatttaaatgatataagcatttttttgaaaaatataaaaataaaattaattcatatatatatgaaaactTTCTATTTgacatattaatatttttaaaaccaCTACTAAATTCTGTAAATATTTCATACTTcttaatatattcatttaaattatttgcaTATGcattgtaaatatatttattaataccATTATTAACTTGAccatttagaaaataataatgtgaACATAATTtacctattatataattttcaatataattttttgtccatttatatacttttaattttccttttacatgtttatgattattatatatttcactGTAACAACTTATTATTGTACGTTTTATAATGTATTCTCCATATGAACACATATAGGAAAATAATTcgttacaaaaaaaatcacTATCTTCGATATAATTGTTTGTTCcgtttaaattattatttatttgatgtatatcttttttttcaactaATGAATTGTCCCCATTTGTATTATTCTCTTGAATTATGTTTGTGTCATTATGTTGTTTCGCATTGTCTTCTAAAAATTCCTTACTATTTTTcgttccatttttataaatctttaaatatacaaaaataagcAAGTTCAATGGGTTTAATGAAACATACAAATATTTGCTTAATAATTTCATAAAATTGAGATTAACATTTTCGAACGATAATGTAtgcttttttatataatacaataaatattttatgctatcatatttatacaaAACTCGAGAATACgaattttttacaattttttcaatGTCAGTTTTACATAATTTACTTATAGCATAACAATTATTTATGTCACCATTTGAagaatcatttttatattctataaTAAAGGAATGGAATTTATAACCAAAGTTGTTGAGATAAAAATCTAGATAATccaataatattttagaaGATTCTGAATCATTTATATTggcttttattttttttaaaagattgTCATGTTTTCTTATGTTTACTAGGATAGATATAAAATCATCAAATTTTTTGTAAAGAACACTGCTCTTCTTTTCTTCGGTATTGATATTTTCATTGTGTctttttacaatatatattttcttgatgtgattttttatataaatattttttatatcgtCGTTGAACATtatttataagaaaaaatacacatgagtataaaaagaataacaaaaaaaatggaattgTATAAGAAATTGAACACAAAATAAAGGTAAACGAAAATCTAATAACagaataaaaattcaaataaataaaacgaatactatatacaaaatttttaaattatgcAATTGTTATACAAGTTTACACATCCGTTTTATGAACTAAAATGAtgcataaatattaaaaaaataaaaaatactaaaaatAACACTATGTATTCAACATGAATACATTGTATCTatgtattatgtatattaaaaAGAAATCTTAATCAAATgatgtacatatatacatatatatgaaaatatccaaataaatataatatgggTATATGTAAAATTATTGAATAAATTACATGGCATTTACCATCTATATATTTACGTTGCTTTATACTTCAAAGTATAGCAATATATGCATAGCTTAATAACAATACGGTAAGAATATTCGAgtcaatatataataatgatttatatgctttattttatgatttttttttaatgatatatttgTGGTATTTCACCATGTAAGTGTggaatatatgcatataatatttttatagcaTGCATGTATTCCTTTTTTGGGGAATTAAAATTAACTTTAAAAATTCTTAATATTTCCTTTTGATGCCATTAAAAATTGaaatacataataaaatcaaaacaaaataaaatatttaataaaaatataaagaaaaataaaagaaaaataaaagaaaaatataaagaaaaatacatataataaaaaggaatgggagaaaatatatgtatattttttttttaaatacattaGCATACacacttttatatattatttttttaaattattaattggtcatattttttttttttttttttttacttaatTTATAACATAGTCATAATAAATAGTAGTTTatcattaaaatattatgaattttaatactatattattattaaaaaaaaaaaaggtaaaAAAAAGTACATAGCTTTTCcgtattttttgtatattttttttcatttaacgctatttttttatttttcttattacatgttcataatattttaaaaatatataataaaataaataattaaaaaataagtaattttattaattttataaattttatattgcATGATTTCAGCTTGCTATGTCCTATTTAATTCTCCATAGCTTATTAAAAAGGTTTTACACAATGTATTTTTTGTACTCCCCTTATCCCaatgtaatattatatactttattttattttatattaattttatttatttattataattgttaACAAACATATTTGCaactatatattaaaataataacataaaaaaaaataaaaataataatgaatatataacaaaaaaattaatgtataaaataaaagtcGGAAAAAAATTCTTGAAAAGAAACACTATAAacaaaatagtaatataaattctttaaaaatataaaatgggGTATATcgataatttatatatacaataatgtaaaaatgattattatgTATTTATAAGTCTTTTATATGCGTCTTCTCCCAATtccttcaaaaaaaaaaaaaaaaaaaaaaaaaggtatAACATTACAAATAGCATGGGTtggatatattaataaatacataaaataGTATGAGACACAATAAGTCTTTACATAGTAAACtctctatatataatatatatgctttaataaatattctataaaaaatgcaaagTTTTATCTCCAAGTTCATAATCCATGCATAAGTGTAGCATAGGTATATATGggtatgcatatttatattgttgtatattttattttgtagtATTTAATTACGAATAAAAAGgatcatatataaatttatcagGGCCAAAAAACATTATGTCAATTATTAGCATCACAGATACGCATATGCTTAGGAATATcctgaaataaaaaaaaaatatatatattttttggaaaTATTGTACTTAATCATAAAAATGCacatataatgttatatctATGTAAATTATAGTTTTTCTGGTTAATGTTAAAATGTACTATTTCTTACCACATGTATCTATACGGCTCGAATGTTgcaaatgaacaaaatattagtattataataattccTAAGAGAAAGcctataaatttaaaaaagcaTAAGAATATAGCATTTATTGTCCttttgtaaaattatatatacatatacaattCTCAATCTCcaaaatgcatatacatagcaaatatttttacttcGCCTGGATTTATCACTCATTTTTGTTGTTTCTTCAAATTCCAATAAGCATTACTAATTTTATAactcttttttatttttttttctctatatattattattattaatttgagatattaatattttatagctaaaaatatattgtattgaatatataataattattgtgttttataaaaaatattaagtaaaatagttaaaaggaaaatttataaatcaataactccaaaaaaaaaaaaaaacaaaaaaaaaaagatgaaatatataatatgcatatatatttatatgtacgTATTATAAGCATTTCAAAGCGCTAgcattaaaaatgtttttttttttattaaaaaaaaagttttgcgcatgcataatttttaaaaataatatttttggtGTTATTtctcataatttttaaaaacttgtataatataattatcatGTTTAGTGaaattattatcttttactatattaattaaatgtTTGTTCATctgaaaaatatttgaaggaaaaaaggaaaataaaaattaaaatgtgtaaggatgcatatataatttatacgtccaaatttaattaacacaaaatataatacatggTGGAGAATTTTTAGTTAAGAGACGAAATTTAAGAATATAAAAGCGtggtagaaaatatattattgtaaATAAAGTTGTATATAAGCTCTTCTTAATTGTATAAAtgtattttaatttaaaacattGGTATAAAAAGGGGgaggaaaaataaataaataaatacatacatatgtacatatttttttaatgcatattttGGTATGTAAAAAGGAATGAGAAACatgttaaaattaaaaaaataaatatttttatgtcgACTATTATTGTAGTAAAAATGGTGTATGCTGGAATTTGAGAtaataagtattatattggtATTTTATTTGTGTGCAAATATAATGTCACACgagtgtatatatatagtatgcatttttttatttttttattttattatttttttattttatcatttttttcgataTTTACATCCTGGCTAGTAGGCAAGAGAATGGGCTTACTGCGCGAGGAATCCAAGACAAACCACATGCCTATAAggtaacaaaataaatagtctaatttattttaaatattataaaaaattacatgtaaataaatataaaataatgaatagtTGTATACCTGAAATTTTTCTTATTGTGTAAAAATGTCTatgattataaatatttaaaaaatttattttaaccATATTTATTACAAAAGCAATTAATTTATGATCATTTAAAACACTATCACTAAATAGTGAAAgacaattattattttgatttaattttttatatatttctttattgtCAACCCAATGTAATTCAATATTATGTTTacttacaaaaaaataaaaaacgtcaatattaaaatttccaaaataattaattcCTCTTTTAAAataggaaaaaatattttcatagtTCAACTTGTCTTTTATATTTAGGTCACtagattttttattatttttgttttcatttatattattatcattgtcTGATATGTTACTATTTAGTTTTGTGTAATCAAAGTTGTTTTCAAATTCTCGAAAATCTTGAGGAGAATATATATGTGCttgtaatatattattagtagTATGAAGTAAGCAATATAATTTACTTTGTTTTTCAAAGTATACATTTATTGGTCCATTTTCCGTTTcaattttatgtattttataataacacATTTtgatgattaaaaaaaaaaaaaaaatacaaactttataaattttttttttttttttatgataatatgAATTTACTACTTTTTTGAATGCTAAAGTGTGATCATGGTGtttcttttatttaattgGAACAACTCAAATGTGTTAAACTTATCATAGGTTTtgtattttcaaaaattaataacaCGTTGTATATGTAACTAAACATGGTATTATACatgtgcatttttttttttttttttttatttttttaatattttttttatatttttttatttattcccTTGCTTGATTATGAAATACCTGCTTCAATAATAAATAGGAAGATAATAATTTCCTAAATTTTgcaaaataacaaaaataattttatgtatataataaagaatcGCCAATAAATTGTaaacatattaattttaacaaactttattatgtattttcttttttattttgcaattttctaaaaaaacTTATATTAAACTAATATACATTCATATGCCCATATATCAAAAtcggatatatatatatatatagctaAAAATCCAAATTATGTTTTCTTATGtgttatattaatatatacatttttattgtagatatatatacatatacaaataaaagataatattaacaatgatgataataatataatcattGAGGcatgtttataaaaaataacaataaaagttaatatatacaataatagtaataatataaaacaaataaaaagatatataaatatatcgtttattaaaaaaaattcttttttttttccaaaaaattTGGAATTATTTAACATGAATAAATAGTCTTGATCCTTATgattatatgaattattatCAGTGgttttatttgatatattttttatgtttaaatttctgtctttatttattttttcgattgtattatttttattcattattattttatgtttagGAAAATCGTTAAGGTTAttgtaattattattatttttagttTGGTTTCCAATATTATCCTTTTCTCcaaaattgtttttatttttatcaatgtGTGTATCACAAATATTTGTAgaaatttcttttttatttttatcataactatttttatttgatgcAAACATTTTAgaacataataattttttttttttatcataaatcaatatttttctttctaATTCTAATAAagatttctttatatttttatcgttTGGTTCGATCTTTTcaacttttttaaattcttCTTTTGCTTTGCTATATAAATCCAGACTCATATAAGCTTGGCCCTTTCTGTAAAATGcttttacattatttttgtcTAGATTTAGAAcctgtaataaaaaaaaaacaaaataaagcaCAAGACCAGGCTGTAAATTTGTATCGAGTAGTAATAACAAAGCAATAGGAGATGTACAGGCAAGTATGCATGCATGTGTATGCACATATTAACATCAGGTTTTTCcacatatttaattttaccATAGAACATTCGTTAATGCAATTATAATAGTCAGacatatttaaatatgttaGAGCCATATTGAGATGAAGTTTTATTTCCAAATCATTTTGTTTATCTTgctcttctttattttcaggAAAACTATAATCTAATTGTATTAACCCTTTTCTAAAATAAAGACAAGCaagtttataatttttttcattaaatgcTATTTTTCCATgttcattaaaaatatttgatgcttttattttttctgttgattttttttcatataattgtCTTTCTTTTGAATGATCATGAGAACATGGATTTCGATTATttaagatttttttttttttttcttcaatatttctattttctttttcttcttccTCTTCTTCTGCTTCGATTTcttttatacaattttcaaattttgaaTAGTCtacattatattttgataatttatttgaagttttattttgtatctcttttataaattcatttttttcatctttttggTTTTggtctttttttattttatttatacattcgattttttcttttatttttatacaatcTTTCACAAATTTGTAAACATTTTCTGATGTGTTTATAGTCATTTCAATGTTAAAATtactattaaatatttttattttcgctTTGGCTagatatatcaaaaaatatatataataaaaaaaaattataaaatcaaAGTGGAAAAAATCAAGAAAATCGgactaacatttttattatatatatatttctatgTCACCATTTTAATGAATGAAAATTAGGAAAattaagcaaaaaaaaaaaaatcgaaaaaaaaaaaaaaatcaaaaaaaaaatagaaaatataatgtaaTAACGTAGTAGTGGATAAACGCATggtatgtataaaaataaaataagataGAAATGCGTTTTCAATAAAATGAGATAGAAATGCGTTTTCAATAAAATGGCTAATGtgtaaaatgtataaaaaaaataaaaaataaaaatgggtAAGATTAGGGGGGGATGCACAAGAGGATATGCAAATTAAGCCGAAGCCTTACATCCAATATGTGCATAAATGTTTCCAAATTTGTTGCAAAAAataaggaaataaaaaataagggaataaaaaataaaaaaataaaaaataaaaaataagaaaatatataaataagcaTAGCCCAAATAAACAGAGTAGCCAAAATAAGCAGAGAAGCCCCAATTAACGAGCCCTAAGATTGTTCCACATTGTTATATGTGCCCAtcaaattcctaaaaaataGAAACTATCATTTTgtgttgttttttttatgcaAACTTAATGTTTGTTAAGTATTTTTTTGGAAATATAAGCAATGCATTTcattaataatgaaaaaaatgtaaataacaCGGGACTAATATATACAACAGTTGAAACAATAAATCTTAATGATCttataaattattcaaaatcagaaaaagaaaatggaaatgaagaaatatgttacttaaaatattttcgtaaaaacaaaaacttgaataattttgtaaaaatattaaataataatttagttAATAGtcaaattattttaacaaatttcacagaaaataataaagattcCATAAATtcagaatatatatataaaaatgttatcaaaaataaaatttcatatcTTTTGAAAAACGTCTATTTATCTACTTTTTTTACAagcaattatataaataatatttgtaagaaatataaacaaattctAATTAATTGTTATTCAAAAtatcataataaaatatatatggacaataattatttatatttatgtattaatgatttaacaaaattaagCTTAATAACAcatacaaatttatataaagatCAAAATGGGCTTTCAAATGTGATTGtaattgatttaaaaaacGATTCTGTAAAAATTGCcgacaaaaataaatacactCATAACcaagatgataaaaatttcgaaaaaattgaaaaaattgaaaaatatgaaaatttcGAAAAAAGTAATATCCATGAAAAGGTGAACAAGGTAAATGAAAACAACAACGAAGATTTGGAAAATTacaaaatgtataatataaaatataaaatgagaGAAACATATAAAGCTTTTTTTTCGGAATCGAATACGTATCCAGTAGATCTAATAGCTACATATGGCCATGCCAGCGATGGTGATAATGCAGATGAGAATGATGATGACAATTTCAGCGATGGTAAGAATGACAAATTTCTAAACAAATTAAGTGCcacttttttaaaaaataaagatgcAAAAATTTATCCAATACATCTTGAATATCATGAAACAACATATAAAGGAAATAGCGATGATATATcactaaataataatatttgtgAAGAAAACTATTTAAACATGGCATCTATTAATAACAATgaaaacataaatatgttaaatcaATTGAATACTGTTacagatatatataaagatatttttagtacaaataatttatctaaTAGTTTAACATCatcttttaaatataatatagaaaatgaaattaataaaaatacaaatttatttttttcacaaaataaaaaattaaataatttttattacgAATTAAATGTAgatttcatatataataatttatttatttggttagaaaaaaacaaaactataaataaaaaaaataataaattaaataattacccAAATATCAGagatgatatatattatacacaaAGACACTCAAATCGtaatacacaaaaaaataataatttaaatagtatggattatgaaaaaaaaggaaacatacatcatataaataataaaacgttttatataaataaaaatttgtcTGACACTAGTGATGATagtttatttgaattttccAAAATTAAAAGAGAGGAAAGAAATAGTGACGAACAAACTAAAAGTCGCAAACAAGTTCATTCAAGTGGGGTATCGAGTAGTCATAATGGTGTAAAAATTGGGAATGGTGacaaaattgaaaaaattgaaaaatttgaaaaaattgaGAATGGTGTAAAAATTGAGAATGGTGTAAAAATTGAGAATGGTGTAAAAATTGAGAATGGTGAAAAAGTTgaaaaaattttgaattttttacGAACACACCAAGGACAGTACTTtataaatgatgaaatatttttggaaaaagaatctttgttaaaaattatgGATTATAATAAAAGCAAAACTGAACCAAGGAATGTAATAAACTCAAAATgggttgaaaaaaaaaaagaaaatttttttgatgattttattaattatttagtTGAATATATAGGCAAAATACATttagatataaaaataaaatttaaaaataaatctaaaatatatcttaaagaaaaacaaaataaaaatgaaatacaaaaaatcaTTTTAAATAATGGCTTAATAAATAGTTCTAACAtattcaatatttttaattccttattaaataaattattaaaaaaaaataatatacaaaatatcaGCAAACTTCACTATGTCATGTCTATACATAAATAcgaatataattttgttaatcatgataaaaattttaaagaaaTGTCGACCCAAACATctcttcatttatttatgatTACGGCAAATGGAtctctttatttaattcttgCAGACACGCGCAATCGAATTGGCTGATGATAAAGAAGAGGAAAAAGGAAAGCAAATTTGCCAAAGTTGGAAGAGAAAAAGGGAAAGCAAATCTGCCAAAGTTGGAAGAGAAAAAGGGAAAGCAAATCTGCCAAAGTTGGAAGAGAAAAAAAGTGGAATATGTTATTTCCCTCAttcaaaatgataataaatttataacaaTATCATCaccattttatataatttcgTCTTTTTATTATGTGTAGCAATTTTATGAAACTCCGTCTGCGTCATTGCTATCACGATTTTCATTGCTATCACGATCGCCAtgatcatcatttttatttgaatattttttaattcattaccCCTTTTGGTATATGCATGAATTAACACATTGTTTAACATTTGTttaatcaatttttttttcgggtttatttttatatacatatatgtgtatgtcatgaaaatataaaaattaataatatatacaaaaagtccccaaaaaaaaaaaaaaaaaaaaataataaaaatagagaAATTTAACAAAGGGGAACGGAACATGGAGCTTCTTGATGTTGAAAAAGGATGCAAAAGTAAAAACTTGtgaataattaaaatttccAAATGCTCTGAAAAAGGATACAAAATTAAGATTTTgtgaatatatatgaatgaaAATTTTGCATAGAAGATATGTTTAGATACGTTTGGTGATTTCAGATTTGtctatttgttttttttttcttttttttagatTAATTATTACTTTTGTCGAAGGAATATCCTCTTCATTTGACATTTTATACATTTGAAAACAACACGAAACGGGGCTGTGGTCGCTGCACATCAGTATGCCTTTAAGGTAAAGTGGTgtaaatattgaaaaatggtgtaaatattgaaaaatggtgtaaaatattgaaaaaaaaaaggtttAAATTGCGTATTTATGTAGATAGCGGTATTTTTGTTGGTTACATTTTTCTTTGGGTATTGGGGAAATGTAAGTATTCGGGACGAATGTCAAACAGTTTTGAGTTTTATCACAGGACCATTTAAATACCCGATCTGTCCACtaaaaatggtgaaaaatggtgaaaaatggtgaaaatggtgaaaaatggtgaaaatgttgaaaatggtgaaaaatgttgaaaatgttgaaaatggtgaaaaatgttgaaaatgttgaaaatggTGATAAAAATGGTGATAAAAATGTTGATAAATGGTGATGAATTTTTTAACACATACAGAGGGAATGCGGGGCTCCTGTTTTCCTCCCTTATACCATTTAATGTTATGAATCAATTTGTATTCCTTTTCTACCCAATTTGAATCACTTCTATCAATTATTGGTCtattcccattttttttatatgttggTAAGAAATTGATTTGTTGCTCTTGAAAACTTATCGATAAATCATATGAATAGGGTGAATTTGCTTCATCATATTTTAGCAATTCTTTTAAATTGTTTGTTTTTAGATAATGAACAACTTTTTCTATTTGTATTCCATGGACTCTAAAGTTAAAATCACCCATCCATATGACATGATGAAAAACATCCTTAAAATTTGATGTTGCtttattactaaaatattcacttaattttgataaaataaattctcTTGATTTTTGTCGTAATTCTTGATCTTTAGCAGGCATATGACAtccaataaataaaataaattgattatatatattt
Above is a window of Plasmodium yoelii strain 17X genome assembly, chromosome: 9 DNA encoding:
- a CDS encoding Josephin domain-containing protein, putative, coding for MCYYKIHKIETENGPINVYFEKQSKLYCLLHTTNNILQAHIYSPQDFREFENNFDYTKLNSNISDNDNNINENKNNKKSSDLNIKDKLNYENIFSYFKRGINYFGNFNIDVFYFFVSKHNIELHWVDNKEIYKKLNQNNNCLSLFSDSVLNDHKLIAFVINMVKINFLNIYNHRHFYTIRKISGMWFVLDSSRSKPILLPTSQDMNKHLINIVKDNNFTKHDNYIIQVFKNYEK
- a CDS encoding peptidyl-prolyl cis-trans isomerase, putative, whose product is MTINTSENVYKFVKDCIKIKEKIECINKIKKDQNQKDEKNEFIKEIQNKTSNKLSKYNVDYSKFENCIKEIEAEEEEEEKENRNIEEKKKKILNNRNPCSHDHSKERQLYEKKSTEKIKASNIFNEHGKIAFNEKNYKLACLYFRKGLIQLDYSFPENKEEQDKQNDLEIKLHLNMALTYLNMSDYYNCINECSMVLNLDKNNVKAFYRKGQAYMSLDLYSKAKEEFKKVEKIEPNDKNIKKSLLELERKILIYDKKKKLLCSKMFASNKNSYDKNKKEISTNICDTHIDKNKNNFGEKDNIGNQTKNNNNYNNLNDFPKHKIIMNKNNTIEKINKDRNLNIKNISNKTTDNNSYNHKDQDYLFMLNNSKFFGKKKEFFLINDIFIYLFICFILLLLLYILTFIVIFYKHASMIILLSSLLILSFICICIYIYNKNVYINITHKKT